The Drosophila innubila isolate TH190305 chromosome 2L unlocalized genomic scaffold, UK_Dinn_1.0 4_B_2L, whole genome shotgun sequence genome segment CTATTGAAGGCGCCATTGAGGATGTGCCCAAGGACAACAGCTCCACAGCTTCATCTTCCTCCAACAACAAGGCAACGCCAAATGCGACGCCGACCAAAAAGACAGCTGCACAAAAGAAGAAGGATTAGATAGCCCCGTGCATCCGTAGAATATGCattagaacaatttaaaaagaaaactaaagaaaCCAAGTATAATGTTATAATCATATACTccatttgtgtgtatgtatcttatgtatgtatgtatatgcaaaaCTAAATAATCACTTTCAGTATACATATAGCAACGGTAAAGCAGCCGTAGAATAGCGAacctacatatatattttagtggtaatttgtatgtgtattttgtttgttttaggGCCTACAATGGTCCATAGCATTGGccattgaaataaattcagtGTGAGAAGTATATCTCTTTAATCTTATCTTATCAATCAAAACATGTAGTCGTTTTTATCTCGGGATGCAACAGGTGTGCAAATTGGGTTCCGACACGTACAGTTTACAcagttaaaaatgtatacaacaAGTTTGGGGATAATTAACTCACACAAACTATTATATACTACTATAATTctcatttatgtttaatatttaaattcaactttcgaaaaattagttataaacggattttattaaaatatatatttcaaaagaaCCGCATATATTGTAGTTAAAATTATCGATTACTTGTTTGATATTTCGCAACACTGAACTATAAAGGTGTTTGCGACAGCGCGAGGGAGGCTGGTcgagaaattcaaatttaaacttacttttagttcatttagcaacaaatatttaaatttgatgaatattttcaattcgaaactaaaaaaaatgaaggtGATCATTTCTATGAATGTTGAAAGCTCGTCACTTCTCGTGGGGAGAAGTGTAATAACTTAGTTTCAACTaatcgaaaatttcaaaatttgtaaagttctaatatcaaaaatgccaaaaggtacttttaattttgaaaaagagacttggaatgttttttttcaagtaTCTCCGATTTCCTAAAGTCTGgcaatgtttaaataaacGGCAAACTTTTTTCTTCCAGGTGGCAAGGTGGTTTTATATAGAGCATCGATGTGTGTTTTGGTGTTGTGATTGGTCAACAACATTTATTAAGTAcgtattaattgtatttaaacaataatttaagcaCGGAGACTCTTTTTCAACTTGTAATGCGTAACTCTAAGAAAGCATAATCCAACTACATTGATTATCACCAATTGGTGGCAAAGAAAACCGATAGAAAGCTGCGCGTGTGAAAAAGAAaccactaaaaaataaaaataaacatgtaTTCTGAGTGGGCATCGCTGTCAGCGCAGATTAGTGCAAATAGCTGTGGTGCGCAATGCTTTAGTGTTCTCAACAAGTTTCCAGCATCCGCTGGACGGGAGGTCGTCATCTCGGTGGTGAAACAGCTGGGTACCAATTTGGGCATAACACAGAATGCGGAGCCCAGTCACCTGGTCAAGGATGAGGAGGTATGTGGGTGTGGTGTGTGGTTACACTTTgtatctatctgtctgtcaatttttatctattcatTCACAAAAACAGGTTAAATGGTGCATGGATGTCATTTGTTTTGGACTGTCGTTACCCCTGCAGGAGCACGAAACCATCAAGGATTGTGTCAATGTTTACTGCGAATGGCTGACCGCTCTGCATCCACAGCCTAGAATCAGTGTCCCCAAGCCAATTTGTGAAGATGCGAATCTCTACGCAAGACAGATAATCAATCACTTTCACAATCTCTTTGTGCCGCGACAGGGTGAAAGTAAGTTGGCACAccaattatttacatatttatacagtCCAAAGCTTTGAGATGCATTAACACCAGGGACCGTAATTGTTATAAgcttacaaatataattttatattggttaaaaaaaagatacctagttacaatttttcaaaattaaaatctagtGATAACCATCGAAGATGTTGTCCACTAATGTCAAAAATATCTCTCAGATAAATTTGAACTTGACATTAAAAAAcggatattaatttttatatagaaatggtaaaataataattaaatttcaatatttataaaaataaaatacaaataaaaaatgtgaaaacttttaagaaaaaattgaaattaaagcattagtttgcattttttaagtaaaaattacggataacaatagaaaatttatttttataacatttatttaaaaaaaaaccaaaataaaataatataggTACTTGGATATAACTAAATTTCAAGattcatattattaaattaagttttttttcgaTAACTACGACTAATGTAGAAACTTTTGCATCATCCATGCTCcttaatatatttagataagCTTCGGTTTCATAACTATTCTCGCTATCGGTCCCTGCTTAACACACATATGAGTCTATTaactgaaaatttttaattatttcattttgaatttcaagTCTTACCATTTCTATATCAAACCAAGCTTGGTAGGTGCTGCTTGTACATTATTTGAATGATTGTTCTTATAGCTCTAATATGCATTATAAATTCTTGCAGGCAGTGATACCATCAAACGTCAGGCGGTACTTTGTCATCGTGTACTGCGTACTCTGCAGCAAACAGCTCAAATATCACAACATATGGATCGTCAGACCTGGGATACACTTTTGCTGTTCCTTTTGGCCATTAATGAGATTTTGCTGGCACCGCCAACTGTCAAGGATGACGTCGGCGATCAGTTGTGTGAGCGTGTGCTCTCTGTGCTTTTCGAGGTTTGGCTATTGGCCTGCGTCCGCTGCTTTCCCTCGCCCTCTTTGTGGAAAACATTACAGGAGTCATGCGCCATGTGGCGTCATCGCGTCGCACTGGTGGATCAGTGGAACCGCGTTAATTTGGCATTGACCGCACGTCTGCTCGAGTTTAGTTATGGTCCGGACTTCACACAACTCAAAATTGGTAGgcaacaattcaaataaaattagtatttaaaaaaagaaaatagtctgactccaaaaattaaaagccacCCACAAGTATTTCATTAACATTAAGAAAAGTAGCtttgataaaatgttattgattttagattttccattattatgtgttttctaatattttatatttaataatttaaaaacattatttttctaattttaggGAATCCTtcaatgaattaaatatgctAATTATTCTCTCTTATTACTTTTTAGCAGCGGACGAGGACAGTCAGCTTATACCTGCCGGAATGTCCAACGATTGTGTGGCACAGACTTGGTATCGATTCCTGCGCATGATTGGCAATCCCACAGCTCTCTGTTCACCGCATATAATAAGCAAATCTTCGCACTTTGTGCAATGGGCTCTAACACATGAGAAGGGCGCCGAGACGCATCAACATCCGTGCCTGCAAATGTTGCCGCAAATCTTTCTCAATGCTATCAGGGGAATTTCCAGTCAAGTAGACGCATTTTTGGGTAAGATAAAGCGCAGACATATCGTGGGCTAGGGGGGCTTAGTACTATCTTTCTTATTGTGTCGATTTCATAACTTGAATCCAAATATACTTCGTCGCTCTCGCTGTGCAGGCGTTTATCAGCCACCATCTAATCAGCAGGACAACAACGTTACGAATCTGCTTGAGATACGTCACTCACTAAACGAGGCAACCTCGTCAACGCTTCAGCAGTTTATACACTCGAGCAGCGTTTCAAATATAAGCACGCAACAAACGGGTGCAACTGTAtcccatcatcatcagcagcatcatcatcatcatcactaTCCCCATTTGCATTTACATGGAGCTGGTAGTTTTCTTCGAGATAACTTTGTAAGCTCTTCGGCCAGCTCTGCCTTGAATGCCATCATGGGTCATCATCATCCGCAACAGCTGATAGCAACATCGCAGTCTCAGGGTCACGGCAGCAACTTAAGCGCTTCTCCAACCAATCTTTGTCACGTTCCAGTGCCAGTGAGCAGCATCAGCGCAGGTGGCAGCCATTCAGCTGGCGTTGTTGGCTGCATTTCATTTAGCTCAGATGAGCCAGCGTTGCCATGGGCAAACTCAAATAGCAGCACCTGTGTCACACCCACACCGCCTCTTCAGCGTCGACTCGCCAAAAGTTTCAGCGTGGCGCCATCCATAACACAGCAGAAGGGTGCGATAGAGATTTCGATTAAAGTCCCACATGTTATGTCgcatttcttagttttttttagcttactgACGCACTAAGTccatgtttttctttaaatttcatttgttttgataCCAGCATGATTTTCCTCGCTGTGGCCGTCGTCTTAATAATTCGTTCACTGCctgattttgcatttttttttttcactcacACCATATACCAGGGATCGCAAATAAGAGTTTTGGGAAGAAATGGGAAATGAGAAACTTTTctccaatttatttttatagtttatttctcaatcaaaattttaaactaataaaataataattaaaattcagtatatataaatatcagtcagaataattcttattttcaaaaatgtaaagcaATAATTTGATCTTAATTGTAACGATCCCTGGTATATACTTTTTATGTACTGCAAAACTGATATATACACTGTTCTCCCATgcataatacaatttaatttatctattGTACGCCCACAATTAAAGCTTCGCATGCTGCTGCATGTCTAAATATTTGACGATCCGTCGACTCTTTGGCTACTCTGTGTACTAATTTCTCACACGCTTTCCCTTCCCACACACGCTTTGCAGGCTTAAGCAAAACAGCGCTTATCAGTCTAACACGCAGTTCAACAAACGCCGCCGCCCCCACAACGCCAACTTCAGGTCCGCCCTCATCGAGCAGCATCAACTGTGAGTGTTGTGAATAACAGTTCATTACATGTCGGTGGTTCTTTTCTCTCTAATATATAGCTAATTACTCACGCTCTCACTATTCCCGGCATTTCCATTGcctctttctttctctataTAGCGCTGCCATCCATCGGTGCCGAGCTGCGACCGACATTGTCTGTAGCTCGTCCGAAGTGCAACAGCATTCTGCATTTATTCGGCGAGTGGTTGTTCGAGGCAGCGCACATAGGCGGCGACACTTGGCTACAGAACCGTAAGAGTAAGTACACCATTAAAATTACatagtttttatgtttttcttatttgaataattttattatttttggatccctattttaattttattaaaattttattgtttataattcgTAGTTCGTTTGAGTACCAGTTATaagaattgtttaataatggGATTCAATTCCAGGACAAGCATGCGAAGCTAGTAAACGACCCTCATCAATGATAATGGAGAATCGTAAGGGATCCATATCGCTATCGCAGCCAAATTCACTTAATGATCCGTCATCCCTGCCGCCCACTTTGACCATTGACAAATATGAGTCCGGCCGTGCTGAGGCTATTGGTACCCTGTGCAAGATCTTCTGTGCTAAGAAAACCGGCGAGGAAATTCTGCCAGTCTATTTAGCCCGCTTTTATATGGCATTGCAACAGTGTCTTAAGATTACCGAATCCAAAGAATGCGATGAGACCTTGGCTAGCATTCTGCTTCATTCCGCTGATTTATTCCGCTTGGATCTTGATGGTATCAATGTGCTACTTCCTGGCTACATAGCCGCCTTAGAAATTGTACTGCCCGATAAGGATTTGAAGCTGAAGACACAGGCTACCGCAATCAACCGAACTGAACTGCGTCGCTCAGccataaacattttgttgtcgATCATGGTGCTTCCCCTTCATTACCACACTCTGCCCATTCGGAACCTGACGTCCGACTCGAGCGAAAAGTAtatgctattaatattttgaatatgctATACTCTAATATTACTCTATTTATCGTAGACAATTGACCTTTATTCAACTGAAATCGCGGTTAATGAATATACTGATGAATGCGCTGCAAGTTGAGACTGATgcccaaaacacacacatgcttcTTGGCGGATTATTGCTCTGTGTCCAGGACGCGGTTACCTTCGAGGAGTGCGAGTTAAGCGGCAATGAGCATCTGAGTGGCGCAGGTGGTCAGAATCATGAAGATAATTTGCTTAGCTCTGGTAAGTGGTTAATTTGATTTCACTATTTGATTTtgtgcattttcattttaatttattctaatttattttgcattttacattttgtttttgtcgatTCTGGTTTTGTGGCTGTGTCATCAGCGTGCTCGGAGCGTTCCGCTTCGTTAGTCAGCGGCACCGTCAGCTTTGGCGGACAAACCACAGCAATGAGCTCGCGTGACACCGCCTCGGCCCACGAATATCCGAGTCTGACAATATCCGATGATATATCTGTGGATTTTACACACGATTTTGAGAGCATAGCATCATATGGTAAAGTACATTTCACATCTTTTAGTTTATGGTTGAGATCGCAAATAACAATCAACGAATAGGTAATTTTAAGTACCCATATGTTCACGTGAAAAAAATGGTCTTGCTTTTGCAATGACAACTGAAAACATAATTCATAATTGAAGGTACAATTTCGTTGAGTTTATTCTATTTGTTGAACAACATTTGCGACCTCTGctttttcatatttctattttatatgtCTGCTTTTCATCACAAAAAGTTACATGCTTTACAATTGTGATTAACCCATTAATTAATTGACAAATATTCCTATTTTTGCAGACAACGCTCATGCTTTATTTGTTCGCGCCACTTACTTGGTGTGTCATCGTCTGATTTCCTCGTGGAAAACCGATCTAAATGTATCGCTGGCAGCACTGGAATTACTTTCTGGTCTGGCGCGATTGCATATACGTGAAACAGGTATTGTACTATTGACTTCACGCATGACTCAAATGTTCTTAAAGCCactctatatatatgtgtaaattTTTCTAATCCCACTTGTCACTGGTCATGTACAAATTCCACCACATATACtacatcattttttattaatttcgattTGAATTAACACCAAAAAACATTGCAGCGAGGAAATTAGCAAATGGTAATTTACTAACTCTACtaacaatttgcataatttttgttttttcttttcttttatgtgTTTCTTTTCCTAACATCCTTAACTTATCGATCCTTATCGACCACTCCAAttctacacacacaaacgcacacacactgtTACTATCACTATCATATGGCGgtaattgttttataattgattactacatatgcacatatatttatatgttttgtgttttaatttCAACGGCCACCACCATGTATATAACCAAATCAATCCACCCGAACAACCCACATACATCTTAGATTCTTTAGTGAAAATAGTCGAACCAAGCCAAAATCTAACGATAATCTCCACAGACGCTCTAGAGTGCAAGCGGGCAGTCAAGTGGATTTGTGACTATATTTGCTATCAGTGCTCACGACCTCCTCCAGCTCACAGCAAGGATCTGCACAGCACTATAGTTGCGGCATTTCAATGTACAGCTGCGTGGCTTATGCAGCATCCGTATCTTCTGCAGGACAAAGACTGTCTGCAGACGGTTCTCGAGGTGGTTGAACTAGGAATATCGGGCACgaaaagccaaagcaaaaatGGGGATCTGCCCAAGTTTAAAGatgaaaaagaattaaaaccAGCTTCGATGCGAGTACGCGATGCAGCTGAAAATCTGTTGACTATTATACTGGAGCAGGTCGGCTATTTCCCAAGCGAATGTGGCCCGGAGTCGATATCATCGCTGCTGGACGAACTGGCTCTAATGAAGCACTGCACTCTGCCGAGTGGAGATGGGGCAGTTGGCGTGTACAATGCTGAGCAAGCTATCTCCAAATTTAAGTACTTTGTCACGGAAAACTCGACCATATTGGCCTTGCTGGAGGAACCTTTGGGAAATGATCAGGACCCGCAGCCAACGGTCACCCGTAAGTAGACAATAAGACACAATTTCTTCCTTATTCATATCTAACTTGCGCCCATTTATTCCCAGTTCTTATTCGTGGTCCTTTTGGCCGTCATGCTTGGACCATGCAGCTGCGCCATCTTCCCCGTAGCAAGTCTGGAATCAAGTACCATGCTGCTAATCCCGGCAGGCCCATACCCCTAAATGACATAACGCAACGTCCCGAATGTGAGCAAAAGAATTTTCCCGAGGGCGTCGATAAAGTGCAGCCGTGTGTGGCCGATTATTCAATACCAACGATAGAACAAATCCGTGAACAGTATGGATCCAGTATTATAAGTGACATAGAAGCCATGCTCGAAAACCAAAGTATACATGAGAAGTTGGCTTGGGCAGAGTCCGACAACAGTGTGGATAGCTTGTCGCATGCCCAGGAATGTGTGCCTCCCACGGTCTGTCACGAGTTCCACGCCGCTCGtctgtttctctctcactTTGGCTTTCTGAATTTTGAGATCCGCAATCCGAACAATCCCGTGGAATCCTTAGGCACACCGCCTCAGAGACCACTTATCGTACTTGATACGAAAACCAGCGCTTTTGCCGCTGATTTGGATAAACTG includes the following:
- the LOC117782173 gene encoding ral GTPase-activating protein subunit beta isoform X1 translates to MYSEWASLSAQISANSCGAQCFSVLNKFPASAGREVVISVVKQLGTNLGITQNAEPSHLVKDEEVKWCMDVICFGLSLPLQEHETIKDCVNVYCEWLTALHPQPRISVPKPICEDANLYARQIINHFHNLFVPRQGESSDTIKRQAVLCHRVLRTLQQTAQISQHMDRQTWDTLLLFLLAINEILLAPPTVKDDVGDQLCERVLSVLFEVWLLACVRCFPSPSLWKTLQESCAMWRHRVALVDQWNRVNLALTARLLEFSYGPDFTQLKIADEDSQLIPAGMSNDCVAQTWYRFLRMIGNPTALCSPHIISKSSHFVQWALTHEKGAETHQHPCLQMLPQIFLNAIRGISSQVDAFLGVYQPPSNQQDNNVTNLLEIRHSLNEATSSTLQQFIHSSSVSNISTQQTGATVSHHHQQHHHHHHYPHLHLHGAGSFLRDNFVSSSASSALNAIMGHHHPQQLIATSQSQGHGSNLSASPTNLCHVPVPVSSISAGGSHSAGVVGCISFSSDEPALPWANSNSSTCVTPTPPLQRRLAKSFSVAPSITQQKALPSIGAELRPTLSVARPKCNSILHLFGEWLFEAAHIGGDTWLQNRKRQACEASKRPSSMIMENRKGSISLSQPNSLNDPSSLPPTLTIDKYESGRAEAIGTLCKIFCAKKTGEEILPVYLARFYMALQQCLKITESKECDETLASILLHSADLFRLDLDGINVLLPGYIAALEIVLPDKDLKLKTQATAINRTELRRSAINILLSIMVLPLHYHTLPIRNLTSDSSEKQLTFIQLKSRLMNILMNALQVETDAQNTHMLLGGLLLCVQDAVTFEECELSGNEHLSGAGGQNHEDNLLSSACSERSASLVSGTVSFGGQTTAMSSRDTASAHEYPSLTISDDISVDFTHDFESIASYDNAHALFVRATYLVCHRLISSWKTDLNVSLAALELLSGLARLHIRETDSLVKIVEPSQNLTIISTDALECKRAVKWICDYICYQCSRPPPAHSKDLHSTIVAAFQCTAAWLMQHPYLLQDKDCLQTVLEVVELGISGTKSQSKNGDLPKFKDEKELKPASMRVRDAAENLLTIILEQVGYFPSECGPESISSLLDELALMKHCTLPSGDGAVGVYNAEQAISKFKYFVTENSTILALLEEPLGNDQDPQPTVTLLIRGPFGRHAWTMQLRHLPRSKSGIKYHAANPGRPIPLNDITQRPECEQKNFPEGVDKVQPCVADYSIPTIEQIREQYGSSIISDIEAMLENQSIHEKLAWAESDNSVDSLSHAQECVPPTVCHEFHAARLFLSHFGFLNFEIRNPNNPVESLGTPPQRPLIVLDTKTSAFAADLDKLDKLSARTHDTVYVFYVKTGQTSAQQIIGNMTEDQSYDSHFANMLQTLGWPVQVSDHSGWTGFVNNSWSLKGTSEQPERTQQSNVPSEINYNGAQRVLYWADVSSEIAFVVPNAWNMRYNSEMDSCSLSSTSSEQSTASNVWTRAEDTGPMKSKPRNLSLELDTGNRNKEPVPPTRRKGTVSKPALLAQAPAKIFLVWLESFEDYLNFPVEDLLAYARTGEELQSMQMPRAADCHVIFVHSLQSGLLRVKLLGPPGRMSFATPLVDGMVLSRRVVGNLVRQTALNISRRRRLDNESYQPPHVRRRLKVQDIVQKYKMDLSEAELLAHLFQRSI
- the LOC117782173 gene encoding ral GTPase-activating protein subunit beta isoform X2 — its product is MYSEWASLSAQISANSCGAQCFSVLNKFPASAGREVVISVVKQLGTNLGITQNAEPSHLVKDEEVKWCMDVICFGLSLPLQEHETIKDCVNVYCEWLTALHPQPRISVPKPICEDANLYARQIINHFHNLFVPRQGESSDTIKRQAVLCHRVLRTLQQTAQISQHMDRQTWDTLLLFLLAINEILLAPPTVKDDVGDQLCERVLSVLFEVWLLACVRCFPSPSLWKTLQESCAMWRHRVALVDQWNRVNLALTARLLEFSYGPDFTQLKIADEDSQLIPAGMSNDCVAQTWYRFLRMIGNPTALCSPHIISKSSHFVQWALTHEKGAETHQHPCLQMLPQIFLNAIRGISSQVDAFLGVYQPPSNQQDNNVTNLLEIRHSLNEATSSTLQQFIHSSSVSNISTQQTGATVSHHHQQHHHHHHYPHLHLHGAGSFLRDNFVSSSASSALNAIMGHHHPQQLIATSQSQGHGSNLSASPTNLCHVPVPVSSISAGGSHSAGVVGCISFSSDEPALPWANSNSSTCVTPTPPLQRRLAKSFSVAPSITQQKALPSIGAELRPTLSVARPKCNSILHLFGEWLFEAAHIGGDTWLQNRKRQACEASKRPSSMIMENRKGSISLSQPNSLNDPSSLPPTLTIDKYESGRAEAIGTLCKIFCAKKTGEEILPVYLARFYMALQQCLKITESKECDETLASILLHSADLFRLDLDGINVLLPGYIAALEIVLPDKDLKLKTQATAINRTELRRSAINILLSIMVLPLHYHTLPIRNLTSDSSEKQLTFIQLKSRLMNILMNALQVETDAQNTHMLLGGLLLCVQDAVTFEECELSGNEHLSGAGGQNHEDNLLSSACSERSASLVSGTVSFGGQTTAMSSRDTASAHEYPSLTISDDISVDFTHDFESIASYDNAHALFVRATYLVCHRLISSWKTDLNVSLAALELLSGLARLHIRETDALECKRAVKWICDYICYQCSRPPPAHSKDLHSTIVAAFQCTAAWLMQHPYLLQDKDCLQTVLEVVELGISGTKSQSKNGDLPKFKDEKELKPASMRVRDAAENLLTIILEQVGYFPSECGPESISSLLDELALMKHCTLPSGDGAVGVYNAEQAISKFKYFVTENSTILALLEEPLGNDQDPQPTVTLLIRGPFGRHAWTMQLRHLPRSKSGIKYHAANPGRPIPLNDITQRPECEQKNFPEGVDKVQPCVADYSIPTIEQIREQYGSSIISDIEAMLENQSIHEKLAWAESDNSVDSLSHAQECVPPTVCHEFHAARLFLSHFGFLNFEIRNPNNPVESLGTPPQRPLIVLDTKTSAFAADLDKLDKLSARTHDTVYVFYVKTGQTSAQQIIGNMTEDQSYDSHFANMLQTLGWPVQVSDHSGWTGFVNNSWSLKGTSEQPERTQQSNVPSEINYNGAQRVLYWADVSSEIAFVVPNAWNMRYNSEMDSCSLSSTSSEQSTASNVWTRAEDTGPMKSKPRNLSLELDTGNRNKEPVPPTRRKGTVSKPALLAQAPAKIFLVWLESFEDYLNFPVEDLLAYARTGEELQSMQMPRAADCHVIFVHSLQSGLLRVKLLGPPGRMSFATPLVDGMVLSRRVVGNLVRQTALNISRRRRLDNESYQPPHVRRRLKVQDIVQKYKMDLSEAELLAHLFQRSI
- the LOC117782173 gene encoding ral GTPase-activating protein subunit beta isoform X4 codes for the protein MYSEWASLSAQISANSCGAQCFSVLNKFPASAGREVVISVVKQLGTNLGITQNAEPSHLVKDEEVKWCMDVICFGLSLPLQEHETIKDCVNVYCEWLTALHPQPRISVPKPICEDANLYARQIINHFHNLFVPRQGESSDTIKRQAVLCHRVLRTLQQTAQISQHMDRQTWDTLLLFLLAINEILLAPPTVKDDVGDQLCERVLSVLFEVWLLACVRCFPSPSLWKTLQESCAMWRHRVALVDQWNRVNLALTARLLEFSYGPDFTQLKIADEDSQLIPAGMSNDCVAQTWYRFLRMIGNPTALCSPHIISKSSHFVQWALTHEKGAETHQHPCLQMLPQIFLNAIRGISSQVDAFLALPSIGAELRPTLSVARPKCNSILHLFGEWLFEAAHIGGDTWLQNRKRQACEASKRPSSMIMENRKGSISLSQPNSLNDPSSLPPTLTIDKYESGRAEAIGTLCKIFCAKKTGEEILPVYLARFYMALQQCLKITESKECDETLASILLHSADLFRLDLDGINVLLPGYIAALEIVLPDKDLKLKTQATAINRTELRRSAINILLSIMVLPLHYHTLPIRNLTSDSSEKQLTFIQLKSRLMNILMNALQVETDAQNTHMLLGGLLLCVQDAVTFEECELSGNEHLSGAGGQNHEDNLLSSACSERSASLVSGTVSFGGQTTAMSSRDTASAHEYPSLTISDDISVDFTHDFESIASYDNAHALFVRATYLVCHRLISSWKTDLNVSLAALELLSGLARLHIRETDSLVKIVEPSQNLTIISTDALECKRAVKWICDYICYQCSRPPPAHSKDLHSTIVAAFQCTAAWLMQHPYLLQDKDCLQTVLEVVELGISGTKSQSKNGDLPKFKDEKELKPASMRVRDAAENLLTIILEQVGYFPSECGPESISSLLDELALMKHCTLPSGDGAVGVYNAEQAISKFKYFVTENSTILALLEEPLGNDQDPQPTVTLLIRGPFGRHAWTMQLRHLPRSKSGIKYHAANPGRPIPLNDITQRPECEQKNFPEGVDKVQPCVADYSIPTIEQIREQYGSSIISDIEAMLENQSIHEKLAWAESDNSVDSLSHAQECVPPTVCHEFHAARLFLSHFGFLNFEIRNPNNPVESLGTPPQRPLIVLDTKTSAFAADLDKLDKLSARTHDTVYVFYVKTGQTSAQQIIGNMTEDQSYDSHFANMLQTLGWPVQVSDHSGWTGFVNNSWSLKGTSEQPERTQQSNVPSEINYNGAQRVLYWADVSSEIAFVVPNAWNMRYNSEMDSCSLSSTSSEQSTASNVWTRAEDTGPMKSKPRNLSLELDTGNRNKEPVPPTRRKGTVSKPALLAQAPAKIFLVWLESFEDYLNFPVEDLLAYARTGEELQSMQMPRAADCHVIFVHSLQSGLLRVKLLGPPGRMSFATPLVDGMVLSRRVVGNLVRQTALNISRRRRLDNESYQPPHVRRRLKVQDIVQKYKMDLSEAELLAHLFQRSI
- the LOC117782173 gene encoding ral GTPase-activating protein subunit beta isoform X3, with the protein product MYSEWASLSAQISANSCGAQCFSVLNKFPASAGREVVISVVKQLGTNLGITQNAEPSHLVKDEEVKWCMDVICFGLSLPLQEHETIKDCVNVYCEWLTALHPQPRISVPKPICEDANLYARQIINHFHNLFVPRQGESSDTIKRQAVLCHRVLRTLQQTAQISQHMDRQTWDTLLLFLLAINEILLAPPTVKDDVGDQLCERVLSVLFEVWLLACVRCFPSPSLWKTLQESCAMWRHRVALVDQWNRVNLALTARLLEFSYGPDFTQLKIADEDSQLIPAGMSNDCVAQTWYRFLRMIGNPTALCSPHIISKSSHFVQWALTHEKGAETHQHPCLQMLPQIFLNAIRGISSQVDAFLGLSKTALISLTRSSTNAAAPTTPTSGPPSSSSINSLPSIGAELRPTLSVARPKCNSILHLFGEWLFEAAHIGGDTWLQNRKRQACEASKRPSSMIMENRKGSISLSQPNSLNDPSSLPPTLTIDKYESGRAEAIGTLCKIFCAKKTGEEILPVYLARFYMALQQCLKITESKECDETLASILLHSADLFRLDLDGINVLLPGYIAALEIVLPDKDLKLKTQATAINRTELRRSAINILLSIMVLPLHYHTLPIRNLTSDSSEKQLTFIQLKSRLMNILMNALQVETDAQNTHMLLGGLLLCVQDAVTFEECELSGNEHLSGAGGQNHEDNLLSSACSERSASLVSGTVSFGGQTTAMSSRDTASAHEYPSLTISDDISVDFTHDFESIASYDNAHALFVRATYLVCHRLISSWKTDLNVSLAALELLSGLARLHIRETDSLVKIVEPSQNLTIISTDALECKRAVKWICDYICYQCSRPPPAHSKDLHSTIVAAFQCTAAWLMQHPYLLQDKDCLQTVLEVVELGISGTKSQSKNGDLPKFKDEKELKPASMRVRDAAENLLTIILEQVGYFPSECGPESISSLLDELALMKHCTLPSGDGAVGVYNAEQAISKFKYFVTENSTILALLEEPLGNDQDPQPTVTLLIRGPFGRHAWTMQLRHLPRSKSGIKYHAANPGRPIPLNDITQRPECEQKNFPEGVDKVQPCVADYSIPTIEQIREQYGSSIISDIEAMLENQSIHEKLAWAESDNSVDSLSHAQECVPPTVCHEFHAARLFLSHFGFLNFEIRNPNNPVESLGTPPQRPLIVLDTKTSAFAADLDKLDKLSARTHDTVYVFYVKTGQTSAQQIIGNMTEDQSYDSHFANMLQTLGWPVQVSDHSGWTGFVNNSWSLKGTSEQPERTQQSNVPSEINYNGAQRVLYWADVSSEIAFVVPNAWNMRYNSEMDSCSLSSTSSEQSTASNVWTRAEDTGPMKSKPRNLSLELDTGNRNKEPVPPTRRKGTVSKPALLAQAPAKIFLVWLESFEDYLNFPVEDLLAYARTGEELQSMQMPRAADCHVIFVHSLQSGLLRVKLLGPPGRMSFATPLVDGMVLSRRVVGNLVRQTALNISRRRRLDNESYQPPHVRRRLKVQDIVQKYKMDLSEAELLAHLFQRSI